The genomic window AATATTCAACTACTTCTTTAGGAATATTTTCTTTAGCTCCGCAAATAGTACAAATATATAATATTTCCTCTGTTTTCATTTTACTTCCTCCAACTAAGTTGTTTTCGGAATTATTTTACCACTTAATATACGTTTAGTAATAGCATAATTTTCTATAGCCTTTTCTAATTTTTCTTCATTCTCTTCTATAATCTTAATTCTCAGCCGTTCCCTCATGGACCCATATTTAGGATATACAATATCATGAAATCTCATTTTATTACCACAGTTAGGACATTTACACGGATTTACACCACTTATTGCCAGTATTCTATTCTCCCAAGTTGCTATAGATCTTCTTATACTTAATATCTTTTCATCTATCATTTTTATAAAATTAAATTTTCCTTTGCTTCTTCTAGAATAAATTCCAAAGTATCTTATCATTTTAAAATTTTTCTCTGGAATATGTCTTATTATTCTTTTTATGAACTCATATACATGTACAGTTTCAACTATGACCTTATTATCTTCATGTCTAGTATATTTATAAGTCACATTTTCACCATCATATTTAAGAATCCTTGATTCCGCTATCGCAGGACGTCCCACATATCTCCCTACATATTTTGCTGCTGTCTTCGCTGATTTTATCTCAGTTTTAGCATGAACATAAAAACCTTTATCTTTCTCTTTATATAGTTTATTTTTTAGTAATTTAATTTCTTTTGTATTTCCATTTATATAAGTTATTTCATCTAACAAAACCTTTTGCCATCTTTTTCTTAATGATTCATAAGATATGTGCCTTATATGCCTCCATTCTGTTATATTTCCTCTCCCTCCTTCTGTAACCATCATATGTACATGAGGATTCCACTTTAAATCTCTTCCAAATGTATGTATTACAGTTACTATACCTGGTGTGAATTCCTCCTTTCTATTTAAACTATGCATCCAACTCGTAACAGCTCTCGCTGCGCACTTCGGCAATATCTTAAGTCTTTGTCTATCCAGTCCAAAAAATTCTCTTAATTCTTTTGGTATAGTAAAAACTATATGTCTATGCCTAACATTTATTAAATTTCCCAACATATTATCAATCCAATTATCCGTATAAATCTTTCCACATGAAGTACAAAATCTACTTTTACATGTAAATCCGATTCTCTTTGTAGTATTACAATTATTACACTTCAATTCAATAAATCCATACTTTGTATCTTTACACTTTAAAACTTTTTCTACTTCCTTTTTAACATTAGGTCTAATCTTATTTTTATATAACTTTTCAAACTCTTTCCAATGGTCTTCTAATATTCTTTTTATTTTACCTTTTTTCATCTGTTAAACCTCTAATTTATAATTAATTAATTTAACATATTTGAAGGCTAAAAGCTAGATAATATCTAACTTTCAGCCTGCAAAATTTTTATACTTTCCTGTACATTAAAAAAAGTGAATCATCTAATGATGATTCACCCAGTTTGTTGAAAAACCTCTGTTAAAAAACAGAGGGTTTTTCTATTATTAATTATGAATAAAACTTATATTTAAAATATCATCCAAAATAATACGAATAAAATCTAAAAGTAGCAAAGATAGTCTTGTTGCTATCTTTTTCATATTCTGCACTGCTGCAGTTAGTAGGCATTGCTCGGATACTTTTTCGCGTCCGCGGAAGCGAGCATAGCGAAGCCCATGCAAATTTTTTGAATCTGCGAAGCTTCGCTCAACTGTTTCTTTTCTTCTATTGTAAATTCCCTTTCCTTTTTCAGTTTTAAGAAAGTTCTTATTATCATCTTTATGATTTTCCCAAACATGTCGTCTAATTGTTTTATATTTAGCTTTTTCTCCAAGACACTTATCTTTATGAGGGCAATACATACAAATTTCTTCAAAACATCTATATTCTCTATAGCCTTCTCGAGTCGTAGTTTTATATATTAACGCAACATTATTGGGGCAAATATAGATATCTTTATCATAGTCATAAATATATTTATTCTTAGTATACATTCCTTTTTTATGAGGAGAACGTCTATATGCAACTACTGGTGTTATATCTCTATCTACAATCCCCTTGAAAATAGGATTACTTGAATATCCTGCATCTAAACCAAGATATTTTGGCTTTATACTAAATACTTCTTTAATTCTATCTATTCTATTTAGTATTGGCTCGCTATCGCTGACATTACCAGGGGTAACATGTACATCCATAATAATATTATTTTTACTATCTACAGTTCTATGATCTAAATAAAAGAATCCTTCTGGTTTATTATCTCTCATCATATATCCACTATCAGGATCTGTAGTACTTTTCTTAATTTGCTTTGTTTCTTCTTTTTCTTTTCTTGGTTTTAAAGGTTTTTTATTATGATTTTCTCTATCTAAATTCACATCAATATCTAGTTGTTCTATATACTCTTTAGGTGTTACTTGTACTTCAATTTTTTCAAACTTACGCTTATTAGCATTAGCTTTTATATGTGTTGAATCAGAGTAAAGAATCTTACCACCAACTAATCCTTTTTCCATAGCTTGAAGAACTATATTATCAAATATTTTTTGTGGAATATCAGTACCTTTAAATCTTCTAATTCTATTTTGACTTATTGTAGATGAATCTGGAATTTTTTCAGTAATTGAATAACCTAAAAACCATCTATATGCTAAGTTTACTTCTATGTCTTTAACTAGTTGCCTTTCGGAGCGGATGCCATAAAGATATCCTATAAATAACATTTTAAATAGTACTACTGGATCAACAGCTGGTCGACCATTTGTATGGCAATACAAATCATTAGTTAACTCTCTAATAAATGAAAAATCTATGTATTTATCAATTTTTCTTAATAAATGGTCTTTCGGAACTAATTGTTCTAGCATAACCACTTCCATTTCATTTTGCGCTTGTCTTCTTTCGTTTATCATCACCAAAACCTCTATGTAATAAATTAATATATTTTAAATTATATTACATATTTGTATAAAATTAAAGACTGCTGACACTTTGTCAGCAGTCTGAGTGAATCATCTAATGATGATTCACCCTAAATTCTACTTTTTTTGATCTAAATATTGACTTGCACTAAGAGCAGCTATATTTCCCTCTCCTGCTGACTTAATATATTGATATGGCTTACCTACACAATCTCCTGCTGCAAAACAACCTGGTATATTAGTTCTCATAAGCCTATCTACAGAAATATGATTTTCTTCTATTTTTAATCCAGGAACCAACTGTCCTGGTGAAATTGAATCCTTTAAAACAAACACTCCGTCAGTCTTTAATTCAGAATTTTTTAATACTAGTTTATTTACTTTCATATCTCCTGTTATTTCTTCTGGTTTATCTTCGACTACCTCTATATTAGTTCTTAATTTATAAGAACCCCTATACATAGGTATATAATATACAAGTCCAGCAAGTTCACTTACGAAATTAGCTTCTTCCTCTGCTTCTTGATTATGTCCAATTATAGTAACAGTTTTTCCTCTATATAATGGGGCATCACAAGTTGCACAATATCCAACACCTTTTCCAAGATACTTTTCTTCTCCTTTTATAGGTCTTGTATATTCCATTCCTGTTGCTAAAATTACTGTCTTTGCTTCATAATTCTTATCATTTGCCATTAAAGCAAAGTAATCTCCCATAGCATAAATACTATTTATTCTTTCTTCTGTAATTTCTATTTCCATTGCATCTAAATGAGCTTCAAACTGCTTTTTTATGTCTTCTCCAGTCATTCCAAAAAAACCTAAATAATTATTAACTTTTGGAGCCTTAATTAATTTGTTAGTTAAATTTTTATTTCCAAAAACAATAAATTTTTTATTTCTTATTTTAGCATTTAAAGCTGCTGAAAGCCCTGCAGGCCCACTTCCTACTATTGCAATATCATATCTTTCATCCAAAATTTCCACCTTCCTCTTATAGGTGTCTAGTTACAGCTACTTTTAATGATTCCTTCGGCATAAATCCTACTAAAGTTTCTACTGGTGCTCCATTTTTAAAGATCATTAATGTTGGAATACTTGAGATTTGATATCTATTTGCCAGTGTTGGATTTGCATCTACATCTACTTTTGTAAACTTTGCATTTGCAACTTCTTTTGCTAAATCCTCAACTATTGGAGCTATCATCTTACATGGACCACACCAAGTTGCCCAAAAATCTACTAAAACTACGCCTTTATTTTGTAATACTTCCTGATTAAAATTCATTTCTGATAAATGTTGAACCATACTTCTTCCTCCTAATATACCCCTTAGGGGTATCGATCTTATATTTATTTTACACATTTTTTTATTCTTAGTCAATAGGTAAGAATTAAAACTATTCCTTTTTTATTATGTCTAAGTATTAAAAATTTATTTAAACAAAATTTTTAATACTTAAATATCTTATCTTAAGTTCTAACTTTACTCTGTAATTAACTTTGAAAATTGTGCATGGTATAGTTCCTTATAAATACCATCTTTAGTTAAAAGTTCACTATGGATACCTTTTTCTTTTATTCCTTCATCTGTTAATACTATTATTTCATCTGCATTTTTAATTGTGGATAGCCTATGGGCTACTACAATTGTGGTTCTTCCTTTACATAGTTCCTCTAATGACTTTTGTATTATATATTCTGTTGTATTGTCTAAAGCTGATGTTGCTTCATCCAATATCAATATAGGTGGATTTTTTAAAAACACTCTAGCTATTGATATTCTTTGTTTTTGACCACCTGATAGCTTAACTCCTCTTTCTCCTATATAGGTGTCATATCCATCTTTTAACTTTAATATAAACTCATGAATATTTGCCTTTTTTGCAGCATTCACTACATCTTCAAAAGTTGCATCTTTCTTACCATACATAATATTTTCTTTTATAGTACCTGTAAATAGAAACACATCCTGCTGTACTATACCTATATTACTTCTTAATGATTCTAATGTACTACAGTATATGCTTTTACCATCTATTGTGATATCACCATTTGTAACATCATAAAATCTAGGTATTAAATTACAAAATGTAGTTTTTCCTCCTCCTGATGGCCCAACTAAAGCAAGCATTTTTCCCTTTTCTATTTTTAAAGATATTCCGTCTAAAATATTTTTATCTTCATAACTAAAATTTACATTTTTAAATTCTATTTCTCCCTTTACATTTTTTAATTCTTCTGCATTTATATTTTCTTTTTCTATTTCCTCATTAACTATTGCTAAGAATCTTTTAAAACCAGTCATACCATTTTGATATTGTTCCATAAATGATACTAACTTTTTAATAGGTTGGGTAAACAACTTAATATATAAAAGATATGCTAAAAAATCTCCTATATCTATAAATCCATTAAAAGTAAATAATCCACCAGCTATTAAAACTATGTAATCTAAAAAATCAATACCTAAATTAACAAAAGCAAAATATTCTGCCATAACTTTATAAGCTTTTTCTCTTGCTAATTTAAATTTATTATTTCCTTTCTCAAATTTTTGTATTTCTCCTTTATGAGAAACAAAAGCCTTCGTTATTCTTATACCTGAAATAGAATTTTCTAAATTTGAATTTACAGATGATGTTTCTACTCTAGTTTCCATAAATGCCTTTAACATTTTATTTTTCTTTTTCCAAGTATATAAAACTATTATTGGTACAAATGCAAAAATAATTAAAGTTAATGGAATATTTATAGTACAAAGAATTATAAATGATCCTATTAACATAACAATTGATATAAATAAATCCTCTGGTCCATGATGAGCAAGTTCTGAAACTTCCATTAAATCATTTATCATTCTACTCATCAAATCCCCAGTTTTATTATTATCAAAATAGCTATTTGGTAGCTTTTGAAGATGCAAAAACATGTCTTTTCTCATATCGCCTTGCATTCTAACTCCCATAACATGTCCATAATATTGCATAAAATAACCGCAGGCTGCCTTTATAACATAAATAGTAACTAAAGATATAGCAAATACTATTAACATCTTTATATTTTTATTTGGAATACTATCATTTACTAAAGTTCTTGTCATCATTGGATAAACAAGATCGCATATAGCCGCTACAAATGCTACAACCATATCTAAAAAAAATATTTTTTTATATGGTTTATAATAATTAATAAAATTTTTAACCATAATTTTTCCCCAAACTTCTTTAATTTTAATTATCTGTATATATCAACAATTAATCCTTGTATTTCATCTATTGATGCTGCTATATTTAAATTTTCTTTTTCATCACTTAATAAAGATTGCGTAAGTTCTTCTAATTTTAAATCTATAGTATCTACAGTTATAAAATATTGTGTTTGCCAAAAACTAATATCCTTTTGAGTATCATACATAAATTTTAATATAGACTCTAGATATTCCTTTATCATTTTTTTATAAACAACAACATCACCATAAGTTTTAGTTATTACTAGTTTATTACCTCTTTTCTTTATATCCTCAATCATTTTTTTAAGTTGCTCTTCTGATTTTCTTTCTCTTGCTTGATTAAAACTTTGTGAAAAGTCCTTTTTCTCTGAAGTTATCTTTCTATCTTGCTTAATTAAACTTTTTCTATTTACTCTTCCTATTTCCATGTAATCCACCTCTCTATAGGATTATTATACCAAAGCATTCACTTTTCAACCACACAATTATAAAAATACAAATTCATTGAATTTTTTTCCATGTATGAATATTTATTAAACTAACTATGCTATACTTATAATAGATTTTTTATTTACATTATTTACAAGATAGGAGGTTATTTAATGTGGTTTAATAAAGACGTAGAGGATACTGTAAAAAACCTTAATTCTAATATAATAAATGGTCTATCATCCTCTGATGCAAAATCTAGACTTGAAAAAAATGGACCTAACAAACTTGCTGGTAAAAAGAAAAAATCCATCATTCAACTATTTTTTTCTCAAATAAATGATGTTATGATTTACATCTTGATAATTGCTGCTATTATCTCTGCTTTTATGGGTGAAATTAGTGATGCTATCATTATTTTAATTGTAATACTTGTTAATGCAATTATTGGAGTTGTTCAAGAATCAAAAGCAGAAAAAGCGTTAGAAGCACTTAAAAACATGTCAACACCTAAAGCATTAGTAAAAAGAGATGGTGAAATAATTGAAATTCCATCAGAAGAAGTGGTTTTAGGCGATATTGTTATTATAGATGCCGGTAGATATATTCCTGCTGATTTAAGACTTATTGAGTCTGCTAATTTGAAAATAGAGGAATCTGCTTTTACTGGTGAATCCCTTCCTGCTGAAAAAATAGCTACTACTTTAAATAGTGAAGGTGATGTTCCTATTGGAGATCAAAACAATATGGCATTTATGTCTACTTTAGCTACTTATGGAAGAGGTACTGGTATTGTTGTAGCTACAGGAATGGATACTCAAATAGGTAAAATAGCTAAAATGCTAGATGCTGAAGAAGATGATACAACCCCTCTTCAGAAGAAACTTGCTGAACTTGGAAAAGTATTAGGCTTTGCTGCTGTTGGTATTTCCTTAGTTATGTTTATAGTTTCAATGTTACAAGGTAGAGATTTCATGGAAATGTTCATGACTTCTATAAGTCTTGCTGTTGCTGCTATTCCTGAAGGTCTTCCTGCTATTGTAGCTATTGTTCTTGCTTTAGGGGTTCAAAGAATGATAAAGGAAAATGCTATTATAAGAAAGCTTCCAGCTGTTGAAACTTTAGGGTCCGTTAATATAATTTGCTCAGATAAAACTGGCACATTAACTATTAATAAAATGACTGTAAAAAAATATTTTGCTAATGAAAAGCTTAAAAATTTAGATGAAGTAGATATTAAAGAAAGTACATCTAAGCTACTTGTAGAAGGAATGATTTTATGTAATGATGCTACTTCTAAAGATGGATCACAAACTGGAGATCCAACTGAAATAGCATTACTAGATGTTGGTAATAAATTTAATATCTTTAAAGAAAATCTAAATTCTATTCATAAAAGAGTTAATGAAATTCCTTTTGATTCAGATAGAAAATTAATGACTACAGTAAATAAATATGATAATAAAGATTTTGTTTTTACTAAAGGTGCTATAGATAGTATATTGAAAATCTCATCTAAAATCTTAATAAATGGTAGTATTCAAGATTTTTCAGATGAGCTAAAAGCAAATATTTTAAATGCTTCTAATGAAATGTCTGATGAAGCTCTTAGAGTTCTTGCCTTAGGTTATAAAATAATTGAAAATGAGCATATAGAAATTGATTCTTTGGAAAAGGATTTAATTTTTGTTGGTTTAATGGGTATGATTGATCCACCTAGAGTTGAAGTAAAAGATTCTATAGTTAAAAGTAAAAATGCAGGTATAAGAACTATAATGATTACTGGTGATCATAAAAATACTGCTGTAGCAATAGCCAAAGAACTTGGTATTGCTGAAAATATTTCCCAGGCAATGTCTGGTAGTGAAATAGATAATTATACAGATGAAGAATTCGCCAAAATAGTTAATAACTTTAGAGTTTTTGCTCGTGTTTCACCAGAGCATAAGGTTAAGATAGTCAAAGCATTTAAATCTCATGGTAATATTGTTTCTATGACAGGTGACGGTGTTAATGATGCACCTTCTTTAAAAGCTGCTGATATTGGAGTTGCAATGGGCATTACAGGTACCGATGTTGCTAAGGGAGCTGCTGATATGGTTCTAACTGACGATAACTTTACAACTATAGTTAAAGCCGTTGAAGAAGGTAGAAATATATTTAACAATATAAAGAAATCTATACTTTTCTTACTAAGCTGTAATTTAGGTGAAGTAGTTACTTTATTCTTTGCAATTTTATTTAACTGGGCTACTCCTTTACTTCCAATTCATATTTTATGGGTAAACTTAATTACAGATAGTTTTCCTGCTCTTTCTTTAGGTGTAGATCCAGGTGATGAAAGTGTTATGGATAAAAATCCTAGAAACCCTAAGGAAAGTTTATTTTCTGGAAGAATGGGTAAACTGCTAGTAATAAATGGTGTTCTAATAGGTGTAACTACTTTATTTGCCTTTAAATTAGGAGAAAATTTATATCCTGATTCCTTAAGACATGCGCAAACTATGGCGTTTGTAGTTTTAAGTGTTTCTCAATTATTCTTTTCCTTTGCTATGAGAAATGAAACTAAATCCTTATTTCAAGTTGGGATATTTAAAAATAAATGGCTAATAGGCTCATTAATATTGGGAATCGTTCTTCAATTCTTAGTTATTTCAATACCTTTTGTAGCTTCAATATTTAAAGTTTATTCATTAACTTTAAAAGACTGGATAATGGTAATTGGAATATCATTAATACCTTTTGTTATTAATGAAATAATAAAGATTTTCTTTAGATCTAATGATAAAAATAAAGCTTAAAAAAAGGGATATATCAATAAAGTTGATATATCCCTTTTAATATTATTTTATATTATCAAATATTAATCCTTCACTTAAAATTCCTTTATCCATTGAATATATTCTATCCGCTACATTCTTAGCAAATTCCATGTCATGAGTTATAATAAGCATACTCATACCATCTTTCCCTAAAGATTTTATAAGATTTGTAACTTCTCCTGTTAAACCTGGATCTAAAGCTGAAGTTGGTTCATCAAAGCACATCAGTTTTGGATTTAATGCTAATGCCCTTCCTATTGCAACTCTCTGCTTCTGTCCTCCTGATAATTCACAAGGATAATTATTAACCTTATCTTTAAGTCCTAAAAATCCTAATATTTCTTCTGCTTTCTTTATAGAATCAATATTATTTTCCCCTAATACTCTTTGCATGGCTTCTATAAGATTTTCTAAAACAGTCATATGTGGAAAAAGATTAAAATTTTGAAATACTAAGCCTATATTTCTTCTTATTTCATTAAATGTATTCTTATCTACATATTTTCCATTTTCACATAACTTTTTTCCAGCTATTTCAATAGTTCCTCTATCACAAGTTTCAAGTCCATTTACACATCTTAACAAAGTACTTTTACCACCGCCAGAAGGACCAACTATTACAAATATTTCTCCTGGCTTTATTTCTAAATCTATACCTTTTAAAACTTCTATGCTACTAAAGCTTTTTTTTAGACCAGTTATTTTTAACATATTATTTCCTCCTATTGATAATAATTATACCTTTTTTCTATTTTCTCTAACACTTTAGTTAATATTCCATTAAAAACTAAATAAACTACTGCTACAACTACAAATGGCATTATAGAAGATAATCTGTTTGATGCTATTTTAGCAACCTTTAAAAGTTCATCTAATCCAACTACATAAACTAATGCTGTATCTTTTACTAAAGTAACAACTTCATTAGCTACTGGCGGAAATATCTTCTTTAAAGCTTGTGGAAGTATTATTCTAAAAAATGTATCTTTAGGTGTTAATCCTAAAACTTCTGCTGCCTCAAATTGCCCTTTATCTATTGAAAGTATTCCTGCTCTAAATATTTCAGCAAAATAAGCTCCATAATTTAATACCATTGCTAAAATTGCAGCTGTAAACCTTGGTACCTTAACTCCTATTAAGGGTAACCCAAAGAATACAAATAGAATTTGTAATAATAGAGGAGTACCTCTTAAAATCAATACATATGCTCCTGTAATTGATTTTAAAAATCTTATTTTTGATATCCTTCCAAGAGCTATTATTATCCCTAAAGGAATTGATAATACTAATGTTAAAGCAAATACTCCAAGTGTCATTTTAAAGCCTTCAAATATTTGTGGCATAAGGCTAATTATATCATTTATTAAAGTCACAGTTACTCCTCCTTTTAAAATTACTTAACTATTATATCTTCACCAAACCAT from Clostridium septicum includes these protein-coding regions:
- a CDS encoding IS91 family transposase; this encodes MKKGKIKRILEDHWKEFEKLYKNKIRPNVKKEVEKVLKCKDTKYGFIELKCNNCNTTKRIGFTCKSRFCTSCGKIYTDNWIDNMLGNLINVRHRHIVFTIPKELREFFGLDRQRLKILPKCAARAVTSWMHSLNRKEEFTPGIVTVIHTFGRDLKWNPHVHMMVTEGGRGNITEWRHIRHISYESLRKRWQKVLLDEITYINGNTKEIKLLKNKLYKEKDKGFYVHAKTEIKSAKTAAKYVGRYVGRPAIAESRILKYDGENVTYKYTRHEDNKVIVETVHVYEFIKRIIRHIPEKNFKMIRYFGIYSRRSKGKFNFIKMIDEKILSIRRSIATWENRILAISGVNPCKCPNCGNKMRFHDIVYPKYGSMRERLRIKIIEENEEKLEKAIENYAITKRILSGKIIPKTT
- a CDS encoding NAD(P)/FAD-dependent oxidoreductase, whose translation is MDERYDIAIVGSGPAGLSAALNAKIRNKKFIVFGNKNLTNKLIKAPKVNNYLGFFGMTGEDIKKQFEAHLDAMEIEITEERINSIYAMGDYFALMANDKNYEAKTVILATGMEYTRPIKGEEKYLGKGVGYCATCDAPLYRGKTVTIIGHNQEAEEEANFVSELAGLVYYIPMYRGSYKLRTNIEVVEDKPEEITGDMKVNKLVLKNSELKTDGVFVLKDSISPGQLVPGLKIEENHISVDRLMRTNIPGCFAAGDCVGKPYQYIKSAGEGNIAALSASQYLDQKK
- the trxA gene encoding thioredoxin is translated as MVQHLSEMNFNQEVLQNKGVVLVDFWATWCGPCKMIAPIVEDLAKEVANAKFTKVDVDANPTLANRYQISSIPTLMIFKNGAPVETLVGFMPKESLKVAVTRHL
- a CDS encoding ABC transporter ATP-binding protein, with amino-acid sequence MVKNFINYYKPYKKIFFLDMVVAFVAAICDLVYPMMTRTLVNDSIPNKNIKMLIVFAISLVTIYVIKAACGYFMQYYGHVMGVRMQGDMRKDMFLHLQKLPNSYFDNNKTGDLMSRMINDLMEVSELAHHGPEDLFISIVMLIGSFIILCTINIPLTLIIFAFVPIIVLYTWKKKNKMLKAFMETRVETSSVNSNLENSISGIRITKAFVSHKGEIQKFEKGNNKFKLAREKAYKVMAEYFAFVNLGIDFLDYIVLIAGGLFTFNGFIDIGDFLAYLLYIKLFTQPIKKLVSFMEQYQNGMTGFKRFLAIVNEEIEKENINAEELKNVKGEIEFKNVNFSYEDKNILDGISLKIEKGKMLALVGPSGGGKTTFCNLIPRFYDVTNGDITIDGKSIYCSTLESLRSNIGIVQQDVFLFTGTIKENIMYGKKDATFEDVVNAAKKANIHEFILKLKDGYDTYIGERGVKLSGGQKQRISIARVFLKNPPILILDEATSALDNTTEYIIQKSLEELCKGRTTIVVAHRLSTIKNADEIIVLTDEGIKEKGIHSELLTKDGIYKELYHAQFSKLITE
- a CDS encoding YaaR family protein gives rise to the protein MEIGRVNRKSLIKQDRKITSEKKDFSQSFNQARERKSEEQLKKMIEDIKKRGNKLVITKTYGDVVVYKKMIKEYLESILKFMYDTQKDISFWQTQYFITVDTIDLKLEELTQSLLSDEKENLNIAASIDEIQGLIVDIYR
- a CDS encoding calcium-translocating P-type ATPase, PMCA-type produces the protein MWFNKDVEDTVKNLNSNIINGLSSSDAKSRLEKNGPNKLAGKKKKSIIQLFFSQINDVMIYILIIAAIISAFMGEISDAIIILIVILVNAIIGVVQESKAEKALEALKNMSTPKALVKRDGEIIEIPSEEVVLGDIVIIDAGRYIPADLRLIESANLKIEESAFTGESLPAEKIATTLNSEGDVPIGDQNNMAFMSTLATYGRGTGIVVATGMDTQIGKIAKMLDAEEDDTTPLQKKLAELGKVLGFAAVGISLVMFIVSMLQGRDFMEMFMTSISLAVAAIPEGLPAIVAIVLALGVQRMIKENAIIRKLPAVETLGSVNIICSDKTGTLTINKMTVKKYFANEKLKNLDEVDIKESTSKLLVEGMILCNDATSKDGSQTGDPTEIALLDVGNKFNIFKENLNSIHKRVNEIPFDSDRKLMTTVNKYDNKDFVFTKGAIDSILKISSKILINGSIQDFSDELKANILNASNEMSDEALRVLALGYKIIENEHIEIDSLEKDLIFVGLMGMIDPPRVEVKDSIVKSKNAGIRTIMITGDHKNTAVAIAKELGIAENISQAMSGSEIDNYTDEEFAKIVNNFRVFARVSPEHKVKIVKAFKSHGNIVSMTGDGVNDAPSLKAADIGVAMGITGTDVAKGAADMVLTDDNFTTIVKAVEEGRNIFNNIKKSILFLLSCNLGEVVTLFFAILFNWATPLLPIHILWVNLITDSFPALSLGVDPGDESVMDKNPRNPKESLFSGRMGKLLVINGVLIGVTTLFAFKLGENLYPDSLRHAQTMAFVVLSVSQLFFSFAMRNETKSLFQVGIFKNKWLIGSLILGIVLQFLVISIPFVASIFKVYSLTLKDWIMVIGISLIPFVINEIIKIFFRSNDKNKA
- a CDS encoding amino acid ABC transporter ATP-binding protein, encoding MLKITGLKKSFSSIEVLKGIDLEIKPGEIFVIVGPSGGGKSTLLRCVNGLETCDRGTIEIAGKKLCENGKYVDKNTFNEIRRNIGLVFQNFNLFPHMTVLENLIEAMQRVLGENNIDSIKKAEEILGFLGLKDKVNNYPCELSGGQKQRVAIGRALALNPKLMCFDEPTSALDPGLTGEVTNLIKSLGKDGMSMLIITHDMEFAKNVADRIYSMDKGILSEGLIFDNIK
- a CDS encoding amino acid ABC transporter permease — its product is MNDIISLMPQIFEGFKMTLGVFALTLVLSIPLGIIIALGRISKIRFLKSITGAYVLILRGTPLLLQILFVFFGLPLIGVKVPRFTAAILAMVLNYGAYFAEIFRAGILSIDKGQFEAAEVLGLTPKDTFFRIILPQALKKIFPPVANEVVTLVKDTALVYVVGLDELLKVAKIASNRLSSIMPFVVVAVVYLVFNGILTKVLEKIEKRYNYYQ